In Calothrix sp. PCC 7507, one DNA window encodes the following:
- the rd gene encoding rubredoxin yields MAKYVCTVCGHVYDPEDGDPDAGIAPGTPFEEIPDDWVCPVCGATKDDFEPEE; encoded by the coding sequence ATGGCAAAATATGTATGTACTGTGTGTGGTCACGTATATGACCCAGAAGATGGTGATCCTGATGCTGGGATAGCACCGGGAACTCCCTTTGAAGAAATACCAGATGATTGGGTATGCCCAGTGTGTGGTGCGACGAAAGATGATTTTGAACCGGAAGAGTGA
- a CDS encoding DUF924 family protein, with the protein MLQARDVLDFWFGHPDEPGYGKPQAFWFNKTPDFDQELRSKFLKEYQKAADGYLDDWIDSPNTCLALILLLDQFPRNMFRGTPEAFATDWEALSAAQQAIAQGYDRLFLPVQRWFIYLPFEHSENLEHQHHSVKLFQELSHDPESASAIEYAFQHMEIIKRFGRFPHRNIILGRTSTPEEKEFLLQPNSLF; encoded by the coding sequence ATGTTACAGGCAAGAGACGTTTTGGACTTTTGGTTTGGTCATCCCGATGAACCAGGTTACGGTAAACCACAGGCTTTTTGGTTTAATAAAACACCAGATTTTGATCAGGAACTACGAAGCAAGTTTCTTAAAGAATACCAAAAAGCCGCAGATGGATATCTAGATGATTGGATCGATTCACCCAACACCTGTCTGGCATTGATTCTATTGCTAGATCAATTTCCCCGAAATATGTTTCGTGGTACTCCCGAAGCCTTTGCAACTGACTGGGAAGCACTCTCAGCCGCACAGCAAGCCATTGCACAAGGCTACGATCGCCTATTCTTGCCTGTACAACGCTGGTTTATTTATTTACCCTTTGAACACAGCGAAAACCTAGAGCATCAGCATCACAGTGTCAAGTTATTTCAGGAACTCAGTCATGATCCCGAAAGTGCCAGTGCCATTGAGTATGCATTTCAGCATATGGAAATAATCAAGCGTTTTGGCCGCTTTCCTCATCGCAATATTATTTTAGGAAGGACATCAACACCAGAAGAAAAAGAATTTTTGCTGCAGCCTAATTCATTATTTTAG
- a CDS encoding SRPBCC family protein, with translation MSAFYISDSMIPGSDLPWSQDKQKLLMQGEILVKLGSHTAWGGAVTAWMYVPLVRSQVWQQLTDYPRWVQYFPDITRSEVLQKGEVKRLYQAAQKAFLFFTAQVEIYLNVVEVLGQQIQFRMETGTFEDFKANLELKDCGSGTLLAYNVQATPNIPIPSIFIQQAMNFELPANMRKMRQVLCKGQ, from the coding sequence ATGTCTGCATTCTATATCTCAGATTCAATGATTCCCGGCTCTGATCTGCCTTGGAGTCAAGATAAACAAAAGTTGCTAATGCAAGGCGAAATCTTGGTAAAACTAGGATCGCATACAGCCTGGGGTGGTGCTGTTACAGCTTGGATGTATGTACCGCTAGTGCGATCGCAAGTATGGCAACAACTCACCGATTACCCCCGTTGGGTACAATATTTTCCTGATATCACCAGAAGTGAAGTTCTACAAAAAGGTGAAGTCAAGCGCCTGTATCAAGCAGCACAAAAAGCTTTTCTATTTTTCACCGCCCAAGTAGAAATCTATCTCAATGTCGTAGAAGTATTGGGGCAACAAATTCAATTTCGGATGGAAACAGGCACTTTTGAAGACTTTAAAGCCAATTTAGAGTTAAAAGATTGCGGTAGCGGCACTTTGCTCGCTTATAATGTGCAAGCCACCCCCAATATCCCCATCCCTTCAATTTTCATTCAACAAGCAATGAATTTTGAGTTACCCGCGAATATGCGTAAAATGCGACAAGTGCTTTGTAAAGGTCAATAA
- a CDS encoding NAD(P)/FAD-dependent oxidoreductase, whose protein sequence is MLSLRIVVVGGGAAGFFGAIACAKANPHAHVTLLEASRHPLAKVLISGGGRCNVTHACFEADRLVQNYPRGGKALLGAFTRFQAQDTVAWFATRGVHLKTEADGRMFPITNNSETIVECLIKAAATAGIELRLGTPVSSVKQPAKNQFELVLKSGETLKCDRLLLATGNSLGGYKIAQEFGHHIEPPVPSLFTFNIVDEKLRALAGVSVDPVQLRLSIDGKPQLEQTGPLLITHWGMSGPAVLKLSAWGARVLHDSHYQTTLLINWLPHLQQEQVRQKILDVKAEWGKRPIALHRGVDLPHRLWQYIITRIDITADDRWAEISNKKLNQLVRELTQGEYAITGKGVFKEEFVTCGGVNLKEVNFKTMESRLVPGLYFAGEILDIDGITGGFNFQSAWTTAYLAGNAMGSSEQ, encoded by the coding sequence TTGTTATCGTTACGAATTGTAGTTGTTGGGGGTGGGGCAGCGGGATTTTTTGGTGCGATCGCTTGTGCTAAAGCTAATCCTCACGCCCATGTCACTTTACTCGAAGCTAGTCGTCACCCACTAGCGAAAGTCCTAATTTCTGGTGGGGGACGCTGTAATGTCACTCATGCTTGCTTTGAAGCAGATAGATTGGTGCAAAATTACCCCAGAGGCGGTAAAGCTTTGCTGGGTGCGTTTACTCGCTTTCAGGCGCAGGATACAGTAGCTTGGTTTGCTACTCGCGGAGTACATCTGAAAACAGAAGCTGATGGCCGGATGTTTCCGATTACAAATAATTCCGAAACGATTGTCGAATGTCTGATTAAAGCTGCGGCGACGGCGGGGATAGAACTGCGGCTGGGAACCCCTGTTAGTTCGGTGAAACAACCAGCCAAGAATCAATTTGAGCTGGTTTTGAAGTCGGGAGAGACGCTAAAATGCGATCGCCTATTACTGGCGACAGGAAACAGTCTAGGGGGTTATAAAATAGCTCAAGAATTTGGTCATCATATAGAACCGCCTGTTCCTTCATTATTTACCTTCAATATTGTCGATGAAAAACTGAGAGCATTAGCAGGAGTCAGCGTTGATCCTGTACAGTTACGGTTGTCTATTGATGGAAAACCCCAACTAGAACAAACTGGCCCCTTGCTAATTACCCACTGGGGAATGAGTGGCCCCGCTGTGTTGAAGCTTTCTGCTTGGGGTGCGAGAGTTTTACATGACAGCCACTACCAAACCACATTATTGATTAATTGGCTGCCACATTTACAGCAAGAACAAGTACGGCAAAAAATCTTAGATGTCAAAGCTGAATGGGGTAAACGTCCAATTGCTTTGCATCGTGGCGTGGACTTACCCCACCGCCTCTGGCAATATATCATCACCCGTATTGATATCACTGCCGATGATCGTTGGGCAGAAATATCTAATAAAAAATTGAATCAACTGGTAAGAGAACTCACCCAAGGAGAATACGCAATTACAGGTAAAGGAGTTTTCAAAGAAGAATTTGTCACCTGTGGAGGCGTTAACCTCAAAGAAGTCAACTTCAAGACAATGGAAAGTAGGTTAGTTCCTGGTTTATATTTTGCTGGAGAAATCTTAGATATTGATGGCATTACAGGTGGGTTTAACTTCCAAAGTGCTTGGACAACCGCCTATTTAGCCGGTAATGCAATGGGAAGCAGTGAACAGTGA
- a CDS encoding Nif11-like leader peptide family natural product precursor: MSLKQVNAFYELLISEPAIYEKYYHKCCRQGFFGSHHWDKTKIVSLAASLGYNFSESELNQSWLESESNFSEPSINLSEAVRQ; this comes from the coding sequence ATGTCGCTAAAACAGGTTAATGCTTTTTATGAATTGTTAATATCAGAACCAGCTATTTATGAAAAATATTATCATAAGTGCTGCCGTCAAGGTTTTTTTGGCAGCCACCATTGGGATAAAACTAAAATTGTTAGTCTGGCAGCAAGTTTAGGATACAACTTCAGTGAAAGTGAGCTAAATCAATCATGGTTAGAAAGTGAATCAAACTTTTCTGAGCCATCAATAAATCTATCAGAAGCTGTAAGACAATAG
- a CDS encoding ABC transporter ATP-binding protein: MATSRRLAKLGAYMRPHWRETLFGIIALFSVNALGVYIPWLIRGCVDALSTTFSWQQIINYVVIIILLSSAMWLMRMASRIWLFGVGREVEFDLKQRIFQHLLKLEPAYFATNTAGDLISRATSDVENIRRLLGFAVLSLANTLFAYALTLPVMLLISVDLTLASLAVYPLMFLLVHLFSDRLRQQQTAVQEQLSDISGLIQEDISGIALIKIYAQEENERQAFANQNQQLLAANLELAKSRNTLFPLIGGLASFSSLVIIWLGATRISTGTLAVGDFLALLIYVERLVFPTALLGFTITAYQRGEVSIDRLESILSVTPKIQDTAEVVHLPQSKVKGKLTAKNFNYTYPGYNTQAIAKVNFTIHPGETVAIVGAIGSGKSTLANALPRLLDIAPGQLYLDDTDITKIALADLRGAIAYVPQDSFLFSTTIKNNIRYGDPVSEQQDVEAVAQLAQIHPEIHNFPQQYETIVGERGITLSGGQRQRTALARAMLIDAPVLILDDALSSVDNQTATQILKNISGGTERKTVIFITHQLSAAAAADRIFVMDKGQIVQIGTHFELVQQTGLYRNLWSQHQVEELLH, translated from the coding sequence ATGGCAACATCTCGACGACTTGCTAAACTCGGTGCTTACATGCGTCCCCATTGGCGGGAGACGCTATTCGGCATTATCGCTTTGTTCTCTGTGAATGCCTTGGGTGTGTATATACCCTGGTTGATTCGTGGTTGTGTTGACGCACTTTCAACGACATTCAGCTGGCAGCAAATAATAAATTATGTCGTAATAATTATCTTGCTCAGTTCAGCAATGTGGTTAATGCGTATGGCATCCCGCATCTGGCTATTTGGGGTAGGCCGTGAGGTGGAATTTGACCTAAAACAGCGGATTTTTCAACACCTACTCAAGCTGGAGCCTGCTTATTTTGCGACTAATACAGCTGGCGATTTGATTAGTAGAGCTACAAGTGATGTAGAAAATATCAGGCGGTTGTTGGGTTTCGCCGTACTGAGTTTAGCAAATACGTTGTTTGCCTATGCTCTAACACTGCCAGTAATGTTGTTAATTAGTGTGGATCTCACATTAGCTTCCCTGGCAGTATATCCTTTGATGTTCTTGTTGGTGCATCTATTTAGCGATCGCTTACGCCAACAACAAACAGCAGTACAAGAGCAACTCTCCGACATCAGTGGACTCATTCAAGAAGATATCAGCGGTATCGCCCTGATTAAAATCTACGCCCAAGAAGAAAACGAGCGTCAAGCCTTCGCCAATCAAAATCAACAACTATTGGCGGCTAACTTGGAACTAGCAAAAAGCCGCAATACGCTATTTCCCCTCATTGGTGGACTAGCAAGTTTTAGTTCACTGGTGATTATCTGGCTAGGTGCGACGCGAATTTCCACAGGAACGCTGGCTGTTGGTGACTTTTTGGCGCTATTGATTTATGTGGAACGGCTGGTTTTCCCCACGGCTTTGTTAGGATTCACCATCACCGCCTACCAAAGGGGTGAGGTGAGTATTGATCGTCTAGAATCTATTCTCTCAGTGACACCAAAGATTCAAGACACTGCAGAAGTTGTACATTTGCCCCAGTCTAAAGTTAAAGGGAAACTCACAGCTAAAAATTTCAACTATACTTACCCAGGCTACAATACCCAGGCGATCGCCAAGGTTAATTTTACGATCCATCCTGGGGAAACAGTGGCAATTGTCGGGGCGATCGGTTCAGGGAAATCCACTTTAGCCAATGCCTTACCCCGCTTGTTAGATATTGCACCAGGACAATTATATTTAGATGACACAGATATTACCAAAATAGCATTGGCAGATTTGCGCGGGGCGATCGCCTATGTCCCACAAGATAGCTTTCTCTTCAGCACCACCATCAAAAACAATATCCGTTACGGGGACCCAGTTAGTGAACAGCAGGATGTCGAAGCCGTAGCCCAACTCGCTCAGATTCACCCAGAAATTCATAACTTTCCCCAGCAATATGAGACCATAGTCGGAGAACGTGGCATCACCCTCTCTGGTGGTCAGCGTCAACGTACAGCCTTGGCTAGGGCAATGCTCATCGATGCCCCAGTGTTAATTTTGGATGATGCCCTCTCCAGCGTTGATAATCAAACAGCAACACAAATCCTCAAAAATATTTCCGGTGGCACGGAACGAAAAACTGTGATTTTTATCACTCATCAATTATCAGCCGCCGCTGCTGCTGACAGAATTTTCGTCATGGACAAAGGTCAAATTGTCCAGATTGGTACTCATTTTGAACTTGTACAACAGACGGGGCTTTATAGAAACTTATGGAGTCAGCATCAGGTTGAGGAACTATTGCATTAG
- a CDS encoding NUDIX hydrolase, giving the protein MSRKVSKIFQQSGVIPYRIQNGRIEVLLITTRDRQRWVIPKGGISNGMSPHDSAAKEAWEEAGVMGQVNINELGIYKYRKRGNIYQVKMYLLAVVMVSEDYPEASQRQRQWLELSKAIAQIQTAALKHIFQSFFQTELFDYASKP; this is encoded by the coding sequence ATGAGTCGAAAAGTCAGCAAAATATTTCAGCAATCTGGAGTGATTCCTTATAGAATCCAAAATGGTAGAATCGAAGTCCTATTGATCACAACCCGCGATCGCCAACGCTGGGTGATTCCTAAAGGAGGAATCTCTAATGGTATGAGTCCACACGACTCAGCAGCTAAAGAAGCCTGGGAAGAAGCTGGGGTTATGGGACAGGTAAATATTAATGAACTCGGTATTTATAAATATCGCAAACGTGGCAATATTTACCAAGTTAAGATGTATTTATTAGCAGTTGTCATGGTCAGTGAAGATTATCCAGAAGCAAGTCAAAGGCAACGCCAATGGCTAGAACTTAGCAAAGCGATCGCTCAGATTCAAACAGCTGCACTCAAACATATTTTTCAGAGTTTTTTCCAGACAGAGTTATTTGATTACGCATCCAAACCCTAG